In the Populus trichocarpa isolate Nisqually-1 chromosome 1, P.trichocarpa_v4.1, whole genome shotgun sequence genome, one interval contains:
- the LOC127905736 gene encoding uncharacterized protein LOC127905736 isoform X3: MRVWTRTLSGRLSRKSSFSLQNMAEEDNQSIHNENNENNHVRTLRDHMNPTRTSAPSCIVFPPDASHFNFKPGLTPKDRQMVELMCNGTFEDKDPDEAMEYLDLLAENAQNWDTTGTCEAPGKTQPHTSNGGMYNLREDHDLQAKFASLARKVEALELKKSGQIKSVQEILCQICETNEHSTNDCPTLPSFKECLHEQSNALNSFQRPSHNPYSQTYNPGWRNHPNFSWKSGNNNAQTSQPPFQAQHNFQNSHGYAPPYIPPPRRNLEETLHAFIEKQETINSQNAQTMTDLKDTLAKFTSALSFQEKGKFPSQPQQNPKGQYNSSASGSGSQHMDQVKSVTTLRSGKVIEKPVLEPCEKEDELVSEGKERVEPEHCKEETDSPPALPFPHAMTKQRKVNHNSEIFETFKQVRINIPLLDAIKQVPSYAKFLKDLCIVKRKLNVKKKAFLAEQVSAILQNDNALKYKDPGCPTISCFIGEHKIDRALLDLGASVNLLPYSVFQSLNLGELKPTSVTLLLADRSVKVPRGIIEDVLVQVDKFIFPVDFIVLDTQPIEACNSIPVILGRPFLATSNALINCRNGVMKLSFGNMTLEMNVFNICKQPGDDNDLQEVDFIEKLICDQFENTSSETEFNESDDLQMVYFQEESKANSWRLKIEELPPRSIESIPSSVQPPKPDLKPLPFNLKYSFLGENETFPVIISSKLNVHQEGKLLQTLKMHKNALGWTIADIKGISPLICTHKIYLEENAKPSREMQRRLNPNMKEVVRNEVIKLLDNGIIYPISDSKWVSPTQVVPKKSGVTVITNEKNELIPTRTITGWRMCIDYRKLNSMTRKDHFPLPFMDQILERVAGHEFYCFLDGYSGYNQIEIAFEDQEKTTFTCPFGTFAYRRMPFGLCNAPATFQRCMLSIFSDMVERFLEIFMDDFSVFGDSFDDCLTNLEKVLNRCEEKNLVLNWEKCHFMVTNDIVLGHIVSSIGIEVDKSKIELIANLPTPKSVKNVRSFLGHAGFYRRFIKDFSVISKPLCNLLTKDNVFEWTEHCEEAFVKLKNLLTSAPVIQPPDWSLPFEIMCDASDYAVGAVLGQRKDKKPYVIYYASKTLNSAQMNYTTTEKELLAVVFACEKFRSYLVGSPVIIFSDHAALKYLLSKKDSKARLVRWILLLQKFDITIKDKKGTENVVADHLSRLTTDSRSDITPINDYFPDESLLSVSTMPWFANIVNFLVSGHLPAHWSTQDKRKFLNEVKNFYWDDPYLFKYCPDQIFRRCIPDNEVSSVIKFCHSEACGGHFSSKKTAAKILQSGFYWPTMFKNSHAFCKTCEKCQNVGFISKHRESLVNLLLTLKSHHSGDMHRAIHDLWPHFHKEHDRLSLGNLTKKDPVCQFLRKLDGKPIPDP, encoded by the exons atgagagtttggacacgtacattaagtggtagactttctaggaaatcctcattttctttacaaaacatggccgaagaagataaccagtcaattcataatgagaataatgagaataatcatgtgagaacacttagagatcacatgaatccaacaagaacaagtgcaccatcatgtatagtttttcctcctgatgcttctcattttaattttaagccag ggttaacacctaaagatagacaaatggtggaattgatgtgcaatggaacttttgaagataaagaccctgatgaagcaatggagtacctagacttgctagctgaaaatgctcaaaattgggacaccacaggtacgtgtgaggcaccaggtaaaactcaacctcatacatctaatggaggcatgtacaaccttagggaagatcatgacctccaagccaaatttgcatctttagctagaaaagttgaggcactagaattaaaaaagagtggtcaaataaaatctgttcaagaaattctgtgtcaaatttgtgaaactaatgaacactcaaccaatgattgtccaactttgccttcttttaaggagtgtctccatgaacaatccaatgctttaaatagtttccaaaggccaagtcataacccatactcgcaaacgtacaaccctggttggagaaatcatccaaatttcagttggaagagtggtaacaataatgcacaaacttcacagccaccatttcaagcacaacataattttcaaaattctcatggatatgcacctccttatattccccctcctagaagaaatcttgaggaaacactgcatgcattcattgaaaagcaagagacaatcaactctcaaaatgctcaaaccatgacagatctaaaagatactcttgcaaagttcacatctgctcttagttttcaggagaaaggtaagtttccatctcaaccccagcaaaatcccaaagggcaatacaattcaagtgcaagtggttccggaagccaacatatggatcaagtcaaatcagtcacaactctccgcagtggtaaggttattgaaaaacccgttcttgaaccttgtgagaaagaagatgagttagtctctgagggtaaggaaagggTTGAACCTGAACACTGCAAGGAGGAGACCGATTCcccaccagcacttccatttcctcatgccatgaccaaacaaaggaaagtcaatcataattctgaaatctttgaaactttcaaacaggtaaggatcaatatacctttgttagatgctattaaacaggtaccgtcttatgctaaatttttgaaagatctgtgcattgtgaagagaaaactgaatgtgaaaaagaaagcctttttagccgaacaagtaagtgccattcttcagaatgataatgctttgaaatataaagaccctggttgtcctacaatttcttgctttattggagaacataaaattgatagagctttacttgatcttggagctagtgtgaatttacttccatattcggtttttcaaagtctcaatctaggtgagttaaaacctacttctgtaactcttttacttgccgatagatctgtaaaagtgcctagaggaataattgaagatgtgttagtacaagttgataaattcatctttcctgtggattttattgtcttggatacacaacctattgaagcatgcaattcaattcctgttattttaggacgtccatttcttgcaacttctaatgcattgattaattgtaggaatggagtgatgaagttatcttttggaaacatgacattggagatgaatgtttttaacatttgcaagcaacctggagatgataatgatttacaggaagtagattttattgaaaaattaatttgtgatcaatttgaaaacacttccagtgaaactgagtttaatgaatctgatgatttgcaaatggtttattttcaggaagaatcaaaggcaaatagttggagactaaaaattgaggaattgccaccacgatcaattgagtccataccttcaagtgttcaaccaccaaaacccgatttgaagccattaccatttaatctcaaatactcatttttgggagaaaatgaaacttttccggtaataatttcttccaaacttaatgttcatcaagaaggtaagttattacaaactctgaaaatgcacaaaaatgcattaggatggaccatagctgacataaaaggaattagtcctttgatttgcacacacaagatttatttagaggaaaatgctaaaccctctagagaaatgcaacgaaggcttaatcctaatatgaaagaagtagtgagaaatgaagtcattaagcttctagataatggaatcatttatcctatttctgacagcaaatgggtaagtcctacccaagttgtacctaaaaagtctggagttactgtgataacaaatgagaagaatgagttaattccaactaggactattactggttggcgcatgtgcattgactatagaaaacttaattcaatgactagaaaagatcattttcctttacctttcatggatcaaattctagaaagagttgcaggtcatgaattttattgttttctagatggctattcaggttataaccaaattgaaattgcatttgaagatcaagagaaaactactttcacatgtccatttggtacatttgcataccgaaggatgccttttggattatgtaatgcaccagccacgtttcaaagatgcatgcttagcatattcagtgatatggttgaacgttttcttgagatttttatggatgatttttctgtttttggtgattcatttgatgattgtttaactaacttggaaaaggttttgaacaggtgtgaagagaagaatcttgtgctaaattgggaaaaatgtcattttatggtaacaaacgacattgtacttggtcacattgtttcatcaataggaattgaggttgacaaatctaaaatcgagttaattgctaacttgccaacaccaaaatctgttaaaaacgttagatcattcttaggacatgctggtttttatagaaggttcatcaaagattttagtgtaatatctaagccattgtgtaaccttctaacaaaggataatgtttttgaatggactgaacattgtgaagaagcctttgttaaacttaaaaacttgcttacttctgctcctgtcattcaacctcctgattggtcattaccttttgaaataatgtgtgatgctagtgattatgccgtgggtgctgttttaggacaaagaaaagataagaaaccctatgtgatttactatgcaagtaaaactttaaatagtgctcaaatgaattacaccaccactgaaaaggaattacttgcagtagtatttgcatgtgaaaaattcagatcttatcttgttggctcacctgttattatttttagcgATCATGCAgcgttgaaatatcttctttctaagaaggattctaaggctagattggtgcggtggattttgttacttcaaaaattcgatatcacaatcaaggataagaaaggcaccgaaaatgttgtcgcggatcatttgtcaagattgacaactgattcgagatctgacatcacaccaatcaatgactactttcctgatgaatctttactttctgtctctacgatgccttggtttgctaatatagttaattttcttgtttcaggacatttgccagctcattggagtacccaagacaaaagaaagttcttgaacgaagtgaagaacttttattgggatgacccttacttgttcaaatattgtcctgatcaaatatttcgaagatgcattcccgacaatgag gtaagtagtgtcattaaattttgtcattctgaggcatgtgggggtcatttctcatcaaagaagacagctgcaaaaatcttacaaagtggattttattggcccaccatgttcaaaaactcacatgcattctgcaaaacttgtgaaaaatgTCAAAATGTGGGATTTATTTCAAAGCATCGAGAGTCTTTagttaatcttctattgactcttaagtctcatcatagtggagatatgcatcgtgcaattcatgatttatggcctcattttcataaagaacatgatcgacttagtcttgggaatctgactaaaaaagaccctgtttgtcagtttttaagaaaactggatgggaagcctatccccgacccatag
- the LOC127905736 gene encoding uncharacterized protein LOC127905736 isoform X1, with translation MRVWTRTLSGRLSRKSSFSLQNMAEEDNQSIHNENNENNHVRTLRDHMNPTRTSAPSCIVFPPDASHFNFKPGIIQLLPTFHGLELENPYLHLREFEEVCNTYNDLNCSMNTIRLKLFPFSLKDKAKTWLQNIRSGSIRAWDEMQQQFLKKFFPSHRTNSFKRQITTFTQKPGETFYKCWDRYKDLLNTCPHHGFETWRLVSQFYEGLTPKDRQMVELMCNGTFEDKDPDEAMEYLDLLAENAQNWDTTGTCEAPGKTQPHTSNGGMYNLREDHDLQAKFASLARKVEALELKKSGQIKSVQEILCQICETNEHSTNDCPTLPSFKECLHEQSNALNSFQRPSHNPYSQTYNPGWRNHPNFSWKSGNNNAQTSQPPFQAQHNFQNSHGYAPPYIPPPRRNLEETLHAFIEKQETINSQNAQTMTDLKDTLAKFTSALSFQEKGKFPSQPQQNPKGQYNSSASGSGSQHMDQVKSVTTLRSGKVIEKPVLEPCEKEDELVSEGKERVEPEHCKEETDSPPALPFPHAMTKQRKVNHNSEIFETFKQVRINIPLLDAIKQVPSYAKFLKDLCIVKRKLNVKKKAFLAEQVSAILQNDNALKYKDPGCPTISCFIGEHKIDRALLDLGASVNLLPYSVFQSLNLGELKPTSVTLLLADRSVKVPRGIIEDVLVQVDKFIFPVDFIVLDTQPIEACNSIPVILGRPFLATSNALINCRNGVMKLSFGNMTLEMNVFNICKQPGDDNDLQEVDFIEKLICDQFENTSSETEFNESDDLQMVYFQEESKANSWRLKIEELPPRSIESIPSSVQPPKPDLKPLPFNLKYSFLGENETFPVIISSKLNVHQEGKLLQTLKMHKNALGWTIADIKGISPLICTHKIYLEENAKPSREMQRRLNPNMKEVVRNEVIKLLDNGIIYPISDSKWVSPTQVVPKKSGVTVITNEKNELIPTRTITGWRMCIDYRKLNSMTRKDHFPLPFMDQILERVAGHEFYCFLDGYSGYNQIEIAFEDQEKTTFTCPFGTFAYRRMPFGLCNAPATFQRCMLSIFSDMVERFLEIFMDDFSVFGDSFDDCLTNLEKVLNRCEEKNLVLNWEKCHFMVTNDIVLGHIVSSIGIEVDKSKIELIANLPTPKSVKNVRSFLGHAGFYRRFIKDFSVISKPLCNLLTKDNVFEWTEHCEEAFVKLKNLLTSAPVIQPPDWSLPFEIMCDASDYAVGAVLGQRKDKKPYVIYYASKTLNSAQMNYTTTEKELLAVVFACEKFRSYLVGSPVIIFSDHAALKYLLSKKDSKARLVRWILLLQKFDITIKDKKGTENVVADHLSRLTTDSRSDITPINDYFPDESLLSVSTMPWFANIVNFLVSGHLPAHWSTQDKRKFLNEVKNFYWDDPYLFKYCPDQIFRRCIPDNEVSSVIKFCHSEACGGHFSSKKTAAKILQSGFYWPTMFKNSHAFCKTCEKCQNVGFISKHRESLVNLLLTLKSHHSGDMHRAIHDLWPHFHKEHDRLSLGNLTKKDPVCQFLRKLDGKPIPDP, from the exons atgagagtttggacacgtacattaagtggtagactttctaggaaatcctcattttctttacaaaacatggccgaagaagataaccagtcaattcataatgagaataatgagaataatcatgtgagaacacttagagatcacatgaatccaacaagaacaagtgcaccatcatgtatagtttttcctcctgatgcttctcattttaattttaagccaggtattattcaacttttacccacttttcatggcttagaattagaaaatccatatttgcatttaagagaatttgaagaagtttgtaacacctataatgacttaaattgtagcatgaacaccatcagattaaagctttttcctttttcattaaaagataaagctaaaacatggctacaaaatattaggtcaggatccattcgtgcttgggatgaaatgcaacaacaatttttaaagaagttttttccatctcacagaacaaactctttcaaaagacaaatcaccactttcactcaaaaaccaggagaaacattttacaagtgttgggatagatataaagacttgcttaatacctgtcctcatcatggttttgaaacatggagattggtctcacaattttatgaagggttaacacctaaagatagacaaatggtggaattgatgtgcaatggaacttttgaagataaagaccctgatgaagcaatggagtacctagacttgctagctgaaaatgctcaaaattgggacaccacaggtacgtgtgaggcaccaggtaaaactcaacctcatacatctaatggaggcatgtacaaccttagggaagatcatgacctccaagccaaatttgcatctttagctagaaaagttgaggcactagaattaaaaaagagtggtcaaataaaatctgttcaagaaattctgtgtcaaatttgtgaaactaatgaacactcaaccaatgattgtccaactttgccttcttttaaggagtgtctccatgaacaatccaatgctttaaatagtttccaaaggccaagtcataacccatactcgcaaacgtacaaccctggttggagaaatcatccaaatttcagttggaagagtggtaacaataatgcacaaacttcacagccaccatttcaagcacaacataattttcaaaattctcatggatatgcacctccttatattccccctcctagaagaaatcttgaggaaacactgcatgcattcattgaaaagcaagagacaatcaactctcaaaatgctcaaaccatgacagatctaaaagatactcttgcaaagttcacatctgctcttagttttcaggagaaaggtaagtttccatctcaaccccagcaaaatcccaaagggcaatacaattcaagtgcaagtggttccggaagccaacatatggatcaagtcaaatcagtcacaactctccgcagtggtaaggttattgaaaaacccgttcttgaaccttgtgagaaagaagatgagttagtctctgagggtaaggaaagggTTGAACCTGAACACTGCAAGGAGGAGACCGATTCcccaccagcacttccatttcctcatgccatgaccaaacaaaggaaagtcaatcataattctgaaatctttgaaactttcaaacaggtaaggatcaatatacctttgttagatgctattaaacaggtaccgtcttatgctaaatttttgaaagatctgtgcattgtgaagagaaaactgaatgtgaaaaagaaagcctttttagccgaacaagtaagtgccattcttcagaatgataatgctttgaaatataaagaccctggttgtcctacaatttcttgctttattggagaacataaaattgatagagctttacttgatcttggagctagtgtgaatttacttccatattcggtttttcaaagtctcaatctaggtgagttaaaacctacttctgtaactcttttacttgccgatagatctgtaaaagtgcctagaggaataattgaagatgtgttagtacaagttgataaattcatctttcctgtggattttattgtcttggatacacaacctattgaagcatgcaattcaattcctgttattttaggacgtccatttcttgcaacttctaatgcattgattaattgtaggaatggagtgatgaagttatcttttggaaacatgacattggagatgaatgtttttaacatttgcaagcaacctggagatgataatgatttacaggaagtagattttattgaaaaattaatttgtgatcaatttgaaaacacttccagtgaaactgagtttaatgaatctgatgatttgcaaatggtttattttcaggaagaatcaaaggcaaatagttggagactaaaaattgaggaattgccaccacgatcaattgagtccataccttcaagtgttcaaccaccaaaacccgatttgaagccattaccatttaatctcaaatactcatttttgggagaaaatgaaacttttccggtaataatttcttccaaacttaatgttcatcaagaaggtaagttattacaaactctgaaaatgcacaaaaatgcattaggatggaccatagctgacataaaaggaattagtcctttgatttgcacacacaagatttatttagaggaaaatgctaaaccctctagagaaatgcaacgaaggcttaatcctaatatgaaagaagtagtgagaaatgaagtcattaagcttctagataatggaatcatttatcctatttctgacagcaaatgggtaagtcctacccaagttgtacctaaaaagtctggagttactgtgataacaaatgagaagaatgagttaattccaactaggactattactggttggcgcatgtgcattgactatagaaaacttaattcaatgactagaaaagatcattttcctttacctttcatggatcaaattctagaaagagttgcaggtcatgaattttattgttttctagatggctattcaggttataaccaaattgaaattgcatttgaagatcaagagaaaactactttcacatgtccatttggtacatttgcataccgaaggatgccttttggattatgtaatgcaccagccacgtttcaaagatgcatgcttagcatattcagtgatatggttgaacgttttcttgagatttttatggatgatttttctgtttttggtgattcatttgatgattgtttaactaacttggaaaaggttttgaacaggtgtgaagagaagaatcttgtgctaaattgggaaaaatgtcattttatggtaacaaacgacattgtacttggtcacattgtttcatcaataggaattgaggttgacaaatctaaaatcgagttaattgctaacttgccaacaccaaaatctgttaaaaacgttagatcattcttaggacatgctggtttttatagaaggttcatcaaagattttagtgtaatatctaagccattgtgtaaccttctaacaaaggataatgtttttgaatggactgaacattgtgaagaagcctttgttaaacttaaaaacttgcttacttctgctcctgtcattcaacctcctgattggtcattaccttttgaaataatgtgtgatgctagtgattatgccgtgggtgctgttttaggacaaagaaaagataagaaaccctatgtgatttactatgcaagtaaaactttaaatagtgctcaaatgaattacaccaccactgaaaaggaattacttgcagtagtatttgcatgtgaaaaattcagatcttatcttgttggctcacctgttattatttttagcgATCATGCAgcgttgaaatatcttctttctaagaaggattctaaggctagattggtgcggtggattttgttacttcaaaaattcgatatcacaatcaaggataagaaaggcaccgaaaatgttgtcgcggatcatttgtcaagattgacaactgattcgagatctgacatcacaccaatcaatgactactttcctgatgaatctttactttctgtctctacgatgccttggtttgctaatatagttaattttcttgtttcaggacatttgccagctcattggagtacccaagacaaaagaaagttcttgaacgaagtgaagaacttttattgggatgacccttacttgttcaaatattgtcctgatcaaatatttcgaagatgcattcccgacaatgag gtaagtagtgtcattaaattttgtcattctgaggcatgtgggggtcatttctcatcaaagaagacagctgcaaaaatcttacaaagtggattttattggcccaccatgttcaaaaactcacatgcattctgcaaaacttgtgaaaaatgTCAAAATGTGGGATTTATTTCAAAGCATCGAGAGTCTTTagttaatcttctattgactcttaagtctcatcatagtggagatatgcatcgtgcaattcatgatttatggcctcattttcataaagaacatgatcgacttagtcttgggaatctgactaaaaaagaccctgtttgtcagtttttaagaaaactggatgggaagcctatccccgacccatag